DNA sequence from the Schistocerca americana isolate TAMUIC-IGC-003095 chromosome 2, iqSchAmer2.1, whole genome shotgun sequence genome:
AGTTCCAGTGAGATGGTGAACTCGACGACAGTGAAGAGGTGTGGGCTCGAGGATGGCTGAGATGCAGCAAGGAATGAACTCAAGGATTTTTTTAAGCAAGACCCACTGAGGCCTGAGCATGAGAATGTTTAAGAAGAAGGCcaatgaggcctggcatgaagacaGTTGAGGCAAGATCCAGCAAGGAGATGGCTCAGTGACTGCTGAGTCAAGGTCCAGCGAGGCCTGGGCTCAAGGACAGATGGACAAGTCCAGCGAGGCCTGGGCAAGAGAATGGTTGAGAATAGGTCCAATAAGGCCAGAGCACAAGGACGGTTGAGGCAAGGTGCTGAAATCAGTAAGTTCAAGGACTGTTGAGACATGATCCAGCAAAGCCTGGGTGTGAGGATGGTTGAGACATGGGCATGCGGATAATTGATATGAGGTCCAATGATATGTGGGCTCGAGGACGGCTGATACAAAGTCCAATGAGATGTTGGCTCAAGAGCAGTTGACGCAAAGTCTACTGAGGCCTAGCTGTAAGgacagctgagataatgttcagCAAGATGTAGGTTCAAGGATAGCTGAGACAATATCCAGTGAGGAGTCGGCTTCAGAAGTTTGGAGAAAAGGTCCCCTAAGGTCTGGGCATGAGGTTAGTTGAGACAAGGTCCAGTGAGCCCCGAACAGAAGAATGTTTGAGCCAGGGTCCAGTGAGGCTTGGGTGCAAGGACAGCTGAGACAGTCTGAAATTACCGTAATAAATGCGTGCTGTGTTTTACAGAATAATGTCCCACAAAGAGACAGCAATAGATTTGAAGATATATTGTAAGTCGCTACAGAATTGGAAATTCTTCAGATCCTATGAGCTGTCTAAATTCATCGTGAAATTTGTATCAGGGTGCAGGCAAGGCCTGGCAGCTTCGACAAGTGCACGGACTATAAAGGCAGCCACATCCATTCTCCACAAGACAGCCTGCTGACAATAGTCAGCGCGAAGCCACAAAATAACAGCTGCGCAGTGCGTGGGCTACAGCTCCTgaccgtatgtaaattttcttcacAATCAATGCTAATTGTTTCGTCCTCTGCATGCCAATTGAAAGCCGAAATTCGTTGTACCAATGACAGGTCATCCTCTTGCGTTGTCTGAATTCCAGAAAAAATTTGCGATCCACAGTGACCAGATGTAGATCACAAACCCTAACAGCAACATCATCTAAGAACGCTTATAAACAAAATGCTTTTCATGTGAAATAGACAGTTGTCAACTAACAGGGTAACATTTTCCTGCACATCAAAAAGCAACGTCCTGCAATCGGAGCATGTGACACTTACGTCCCCAACAGTATCCACACTGATGTATACCAGCAGATTTCATGTAGTCTGCAACTACTGACTTAAACCAGTGGTACTGCCCTCCTCAGATTCGGTATGAACCTTTAACTCATACTGGAAGCAATGTTTTCGTTAATGAGTCAGCCCCAACACACTTCTCACTCCCATGGCCAAATACTCTCCTAAAACAACCAAAACACTAGTTACTGGAAAGATGAGTTGCTCACTACCAGGTGCAACTCCCACTCACCGAATAACCACTCTCTGTTACCACAGAAATGATTAAGGGTGCGGGGATCTGGAAGTGGTAAGTGAGTGAACTCGTgcttaacagaaaaaaattcacaGCTTTATTTAACACAAACGATTTACATAAGCCACTTGCTGGTAAattgaatatttttaattatttagttAAACAATTGTAAATAATTGATAAAATGTTTACAGCAGATCTCACACTATTAACATAAAAAGGTGCCATAAAAAGATCTGATAGTGTTACactcaaataaatatttaaaagcatCTTTAACTAAAGCATCCaccaacaataaaatttatttaaaagccCAAGGATTTAAGCAtacaatttaacatcaaaattatttaaaatggcACCAATAATACCATCAGAAGTCCCAGTACTTTACAGGCACCAATAAAAAGACCGTTCAGCATCAGAAAACCTTTAACAATAACAAAGACCAAATATTACAGATGGCAATAATTAGAAGCAAGTCTGTATCAGTGCACATTCCATGAATTTAAATTTCCAGCAGACATGCTTACAATGACACATGTAAAATTACAACCTACATTTTATGCAGATAAAGAATGTCAAGGCCTCGCCCTGGAAACTTTGTCTTGAACCTGGATTTACATTGGGCAATGACAGCAACAGGTGATCCCACTACTTTTACACAGGTAGAATAAAAGCTGTTAGGTTTTATAGctctaaaaaagaagaaaaacactcGTAAAATAGAATCTTAAAAGAGTTACACATCATTTAAGAGAGGGAATAAGTGTTGAAATTTCTCACCTCTTTCGACATTAACGAATTTATCAAGTGAATAATCAGTTACTATTATTGGAAACATTGTTAGAGGAAATCAGCTATCACAATGGaacatttgaaattaattatacAGCAGTGAAGATCCAATGATGTTTATTaaaaggtgaccagtttcgatcatTACATAATAATCTTCAGACTTTCAGCTGTAACGTAATACAGGATATAAATTAGAGGGATACGTAAAATGAACTTAAAATTAGCTACAAAATACGAAATATAGATATATTCATATTGATGGACAATGGCTGTGCGTGGAGCACTAACCGCTGAATGACGACAGCCAACTGCTAGAGAGAGAAATACAGCTGTTTCTTAAATACTGGAAGCTCCTCCTACAGCTGGCAGAATGATGTCAGCGTTAACCAGTCAGGTAGAAATCGAGAGAATTATGCACAAAAGGATGCAGTTATTTGTAAACGGAAGgtcaaaattttataataaaagaagaaacagctATAGCCAAAACAATATTCTAAGAGCTTTAAAATCACACACATTAAAGACCAATCAGTTTATGACAATTCCTTCCAGTCAGAGTAACAGTTACAGACGGAATCAAATCACCCATAACACGTCAAAGTTATAACTGGCACAGCCACGGGAATTTTGAATAAAAGGAACACATAAATAGTGGGGCAGCCAAACTCCCGTGATTAGTATTTTCACTCACTCAGTTGTTTCACAACACAGCAGATGAGAGTTCGTTATTAACTTCCGGTATATGATAGTAACAAATGCAACACAGCTTAGTAGCAGGTACACGTttatgttttgagtcatcagtcttctgactagtttgatacaGCCAACCACAAATTCCACCTCAGATTAGAACTTGCAGCCtaggtcatcaattatttgctggatgtatgccaTTCTCCGTCTTACTCCACAGTTTtttccctttacagctccctctattatcaTGAAAGTTATTcgttgatgttttaacagatgtcctgtcatcctgtcgctCCTTCCTGTTagtgtttcccatacattcctttcctcaccaattatgcggagaacctcctcaatccttaccttatcagtccacctaactttcaacattcttctgcagcatcacatatctaatgcttctcttctcttctgttcctgtttcccatagtccatctttcactaccgtacaatctGTGCTccaacgtacattcttagaaatttcttcctcaaattaatacctatttttgatactagcagacttctcttggccagaaatgccatttttgatagtgttagtctgcttcttatgtcttcCTTACCCCGTCTGGCAAGGGctgttttgctgcctagatagcagaattccttaacttcatctgcttcatgatcaCGAATtacaatgttaagtttctcgctgttctcatttctgctacttctgattactttcgtctctcttcgatttacgcTCAATTCATAtgctgtactcatcagactgtttatTCTACTaacatcctgtaattctcctttcAGTGAGAATAGCGGTGTTATCAATGAATCTTAACACTgatgttctttcaccttgaattttaatcggattcttgaacctttcttagtGCATCTTcgctgtatagactgaacagcaaaGGGTGAAAGACTAAATCCCAGTTCTACACCctatgttcttggtcttccactcttattgtaccATTTTGGTTCACCAACATATTGTATCACCCGTATTTTCCAATTACTTAACACTAAtttcctcaggatttcgaacatcttctaccatttttgttgttgtcgaatgctttttccagattcTTCAATCTTTGTTCCATTATTCAGCCGtaacgttagaactgcctctctgtctTCCCTAAAGACTAAATGATCttcctctaacagattctcaattttcttttccattctcctgtatattatgcttgtcagcaacttggacacatgagctgttaagctgactgtccgataattgtcgcacttgttggctcttgcaatcttgggaattttgtggatgatttttttccgaaaacCTCTTGGTATAACGCCAGTCTCAAGACCCACCAAGTAGCCAAGGAAGAAACCTGTATCCTCTCAGAACAACATTCTACACTGTCCTGGGCAACTTTCACATATTCCTGGCTGCTAGAAGACCGACTCTCCATATCCTGCTTATGCCCGTAATCACTCGTATCTGGCTTGGCATCGTTTTCAAAGGTGTGTCAAGGAAAGAAATGCGTTCTAAATTAACAATGAGTAGTGACATataattaattacactactggccattaaaagttctacaccaagaagaaatgcacatgataaatgggggtattcattggacaagtatattatactacaactgacatgtgattacattttcacacaatttgggtgcatagatcctgagaaatcagtacccgaaacaactacctctggccgtaataacggccttgataagcctgggcattgagtcaaacagagcttggatggcgagtacgggtacagctgcccatgcagcttcaacacgataccacagttcatctagagtagtgactggcgtattgtgacgagccagttgcttggccaccattgaccagatgttttcaattggtgagagatctggagaatgtgctggccagggcagcagtcgaatattttctgaatccagaaaggcccgtacaggacttgcaaaatgcggttgtgcattatcctgctaaattgtagggtttcgcagggatcgaatgaagggtagagccacggctcgtaacacatctgaaatgtaacgttcactgttcaaagtgctgtcaatgcgaacaagacgtgaccgagacgtgtaaccaatggcaccccataccatcacgccgggtgatatgccagtatgacgatgacgaatgcgcgcttccaatgtgcgttcaccacgatgttgacaaacacggatgcgaccatcatgatgctgtaagcagaacctggaattcatccgttgactcaggtatccagacgtggctgcacgatccgttacatccatggggataagatgcctgtcatctcgactgctagtgatacgaggccgttgggatccagcacggcgttctgtattacactctgaactcaccgattccatattctgctaacagtcattggatgtcgaccaacgcaagcagcaatgtcacgatacgataaactgcaatcgcgataggctacaatcctacctttatcaaagtcggaaacttgatggtacgcatttttcctcattatgcgaggcatcacaacaacgtttcaccaggcgacgccggtcaactgctgtttgtgtatgagaaatcggttggaaactttcctaatgtcagcacgttgtatgtatctccaccagcgccaatcttgtgtgaatgctctgaaaggctaatcatttgcatatcacagcatattgttcctgtcagttaaatttcgtgtctgtagcacgtcatcttcgtggtgtaacaattttaatggccagtagtgtaatattgggTTGTTGCATAAGTTCGCACGGTTTTGCAAGTTGGTACtctggttgctgtgggtttattgatagattgtaactttttatttttagttcattgTTGCCATTTAAGTTTACATACTTGTCATTTTGTCTTTTAGAGATAGTCAGTGGAGCTGAGGATGCTAGAAAATTTAGTGCCAAGTGGAGAAGTcggacatttccgacatattcttgtgtttgagttcagtagaaagCTGACAACTTCAgacacagccagaaacatttgcgccttgtatGTAGTCAGTGTCATTggacggagcactgaaagaaaatggttttctcgttttaaggaggatcgttttgacttcAGTGACTCTGTTCAGGAAGTCCTTCagcgtttgatgaagatcgtttacatGTCTCAgttcacaatgatccatgtcagtgcactcgagaactgggaaatgtgatgaactgtgatcatcccaCCATTGTGCAACATTTTCATGCGATGGTAAAGATGCGTGTATGGATACCAcgtgttctaagccaaaatcactaaACAAGCatccctgcttgctcgtcatcTATTGGCTCGTAGACAACGGTGATCATTCCCTATGCTGTATCgttgctggtgacgagaaatgtaGGTTTTTACTGACACAAGGGAATGGGTGAACCCATATGAAACAGCAACTCCACGTacaaagataatgttatgcgtccGATGGAACAGCGACTGTGTGGTATACTATGAActgtttccccgaggtgtaaccatcactgctgacaattCTTGTCAAaaattgagacgtcttgcagacgcagtctaaGAACAACAATTAGCAAGACTGCGCAAaacgatgctactccacaataatacACTCTtggattctgctagactgacataaAACactattcagggtggtccattgatagtgaccagaccaaatatctcactaataatcatcaaacaaaaaaaactacaaagaatgaaactcgtatagcttgaaggggaaaaccagatggcgctaaggatggttcgctagatggcgctgccatagctcaaacggatatcaactacgattttttaaataggaacgcccatttcttattacatattcgtgtagtacataaagaaatatgaatcttttagttggaccactttttttcgctttgtgatggatggcgctgtcatagtcacaaacgtataagtatgtggtatcacctaacattcagccagtgtggacggtatttgctttgtgatacattacccatgttaaaatggaccgtttaccaattgcggaaaaggtcgatatcgtgcatgctgctcggtatcctggacgacatcatccaagtgtccggatcattcgccagatagttacattacttaaggaaacaggaagtgttcagcctcatgtgaaacgtcaactacggcctgcaacaaaagatgatgcccaagttggtgttttagctgctgtcgcggataatccgcacatcagtagcagacaaattgcgcgataatcgggaatctcaaaaacgtcggtgttgagaaagctacatcaaaatcgactgcacctgtaccatatttctatgcaccaggaattgcatggggacgacAGGACGTCATTGTACAGttctgggcgcaagagaaattaagggacgatgacagattttttgcacatgttCTAATTAGGGACTaagcgtcattcaacaacagcggtaacgtaaaccggtacaatatgcactattgggcaacggaaaatccacgatgattgcgacaagtggaacatcagcgaccttggcgtgttaatgtatggtgcggcattatgggaggaagaataattggcaccaattttatcgatggcaatctaaatggtgcaatgtatgctgattttctacgtaagttctaccaatgttactacaagatgtttcactgcatgacagaatggcgatgtacttccaatatgatggatgtctggcacatagctcgtgtgtagttgaagcggtattgaatagcatatttcatgacaggtggattggtcatcgaagcaccataccatggcccgcacgttcaccggatctgacgtccctggatttctttctgtggggaaagttgaaagatatttgcctgataacatgcgtcagcgcattgttaatgcatgtacgaacattacggaaggcgaattacttgctgttgagaggaatgtcgttacacgtattgccaaatgcattgaggttgaccgacatcattttgagtatttattgcattaatgtggtatttacaggtaatcacgctgtaacagcatgcgttctcagaaatgataagttcacaaaggaacatgtatcacatttgaacaaccaaaatgaaatgttcaaatgtacctacattctgtattttaatttaaaaaacctacctattcccaactgttcgtctaaaattgtgagccatatgtttgtgactattacagtgctatctaccacaaagcgaaaaaagtggtgcaactaaaacattcatatttctttacgtaccaaacgaatatgtaataaacaatgggggttcctatttgaaaaaacgcagttgacatccgtttgacctatggcagcgccatctagtgggccaaccatagcaccatctggtttcccccttcaagctggacaagtttcgtcctttgtagttttttcgttttcgcttatttcgtgagatatttggcccagtcacgatcaatggaccaccctgtatagtagttAGGTTGTGAACtgattccacacccaccttattcgacTCATCTTGTGgccacagattttcaccttttcctctctctattgaacaaccttgaaggaacttcatttctggatgaaaatgcactccgttGATGGCTGTATGAGTTTTCCGACTCAAAAGCACAtggtttctacagtcgtggaatcgaaaagttaccctagcGCTGgcagaatagtgatgaagaatacatTATTAACGCCTACAGTctctgtatctgttgtgtttagtaAACTTACGAAAAATCGCTACGAACTTAGGCTGAAACCTTATACATTTCAGAAATGCCGGCGTGCTGGAAGTGCTGGAGAAGCAGCTGTCGACCAAAGAGATACTGAAGTGGAGTCCATTGCGCTTCGCCGAAGAAACTCATGCTTGGGGATGGGTGGAAATTCTGCTGCAAGGAGGCTTACCTCGGAAACACCTGGAAGTTACGAGAGCCAAGTTGAGTGACCCCGAGCACGCCGCCGGCATCATGGAGCAGCTGTGCGAGTGCGGACACCTGCAGCTGCTGCAGTTCGCCCTCTCCGTGGACCCGGCCCTGGCGAACGTCACGCTGCAGGGGGGCGGCCGCAGCCCGCTGCAGGTGGCGGCGGCGCGCCGGCGCGACGCGGCGGTGCGGCTGCTGGTGGAGGCGGGGGCCGACGTGGGCGCCAGGGACGGCCGCGGCCGCACCGCGCTGCACGCCGCCGTGGCGCACGGCGCCGTCGACGCCACGCGCATCCTGCTGCACGCCGGCGCCGACGCCTGGGCGCGCGACGCCGACGGCAGGACGGCGCGCGAGCTGGCGCGCAGGAACGAGCAGGTGGCGACGGTGCAGGTGCTCGAGGAGCTGGCCGGCGACGTGCACTGGCCGCTGCGGCGCCTCATCCTGGCGGCCGAGGCCTCCAACGTGGCCGCGGTGCGCCAGCTGCTGGCCGCCAGGCGCGGGCCTCCGAAGGGCAGGTGGACGCACCTGCACTGGGCGTCGCTCAAGGGTAGCGCCACGGTTGTCAGGTAGAGGCGGCAAACTTGGCTGTAGCATTTTTGCAATacgcgaggggcattcaataagtaattcaacacctTTTCCTCTGAAATCCGGTTGATTTCattcagcattccaatacaccatatcattccGCACCctttcggttgttgttgttgttgttgttgttgttgttgtggtc
Encoded proteins:
- the LOC124593788 gene encoding ankyrin homolog gives rise to the protein MRNAGVLEVLEKQLSTKEILKWSPLRFAEETHAWGWVEILLQGGLPRKHLEVTRAKLSDPEHAAGIMEQLCECGHLQLLQFALSVDPALANVTLQGGGRSPLQVAAARRRDAAVRLLVEAGADVGARDGRGRTALHAAVAHGAVDATRILLHAGADAWARDADGRTARELARRNEQVATVQVLEELAGDVHWPLRRLILAAEASNVAAVRQLLAARRGPPKGRWTHLHWASLKGSATVVRTLVAAGMDPDARDRHGNTPLHAAAARGRPEVVQALVEAGATLDAADATGSTALHYAVRTGNVAAARLLLAAGADTEVRDGDGDTALHRAVSRGSLDAVSALLHAGARRDAADADGRTPYDVARLFGYTDMLRFLRLSP